The following proteins come from a genomic window of Miscanthus floridulus cultivar M001 chromosome 2, ASM1932011v1, whole genome shotgun sequence:
- the LOC136524754 gene encoding prefoldin subunit 5-like has translation MASPGRIELDKLSVEQLKGLKEQTDLEFNLLQDSLTKIRTAATRLENASAALHDLSLRPHGKKMLVPLTASLYVPGSLDDAEKVLVDVGTGYFIEKTMAQGKEYCERKINLLKSNFDELAEVATKKKAIAEDMAMLLQAKLRQASPGPSS, from the exons ATGGCGAGCCCTGGACGGATCGAGCTGGACAAGCTGAGCGTGGAGCAGCTCAAGGGGCTCAAGGAGCAGACGGATCTGGAGTTCAACCTCCTCCAGGATAGCCTCACCAAGATCCGCACCGCCGCCACTCGACTCGAGAACGCCTCCGCCGCGCTCCATGACCTATCCCTCCGCCCCCACG GGAAGAAGATGCTCGTGCCCCTCACGGCGTCCCTCTACGTGCCCGGCTCGCTGGACGACGCCGAGAAGGTCCTCGTCGATGTCGGCACCGGTTACTTCATCGAG AAAACCATGGCTCAGGGGAAAGAATACTGTGAAAGGAAAATTAATTTATTGAAGTCAAAttttgatgaactggctgag GTGGCTACAAAAAAGAAAGCCATAGCAGAGGATATGGCTATGCTACTACAAGCCAAGCTGAGGCAAGCATCACCTGGCCCAAGTTCATGA
- the LOC136524741 gene encoding nibrin homolog isoform X2, producing the protein MVWALAPVDTARGSQKRYIFAAGTYKVGRKDCDVIVQTDTSISRVHAEIAIEKMVAWDPHSGAPASPSFVRVIDRSKYGTFVNKVHGTQGRRLHKDEDMMLTDGDAVTFGTGSATFRLSFVPIVAYFHGGKSARIDPPLHAVMKSIVMAKKQIVLGDWFKAMAEKNIHAEIPSCTQYIPNLTLDGMVIKMVDINAIQNCLAGYTFILGSSDKYQFGEKLPGLLESTGAKYLHIDDFCANSQDSAAGDTDQQILVVPARYPLEFSKIRGLFTLSKISDVKLFAATLSGRLEATSIEPPAFIVTSSNSTDDTIVADSDVEMETATSNPTGAANKSQQHIENISDDEKEITNITNEVAVSISATKGNVIHPKYPEKVEDLKPIEEDVKVIEKTAMYRSTARDEDARIFNKAPKDENLDTSRDGASDVIFSQNLVVRSLPQSAPAAPTEVGGVNFKRFRKRETVSGNSFKDLVSFAREPYRESDYERGTLTDFMREEKQRKQMEAIADDLFNNAKSKKRAAAGSSIHTLLTGYR; encoded by the exons ATGGTCTGGGCGCTGGCCCCCGTCGACACAGCGCGCG GGTCGCAGAAGCGTTACATCTTCGCCGCCGGGACGTACAAGGTCGGCCGCAAAG ATTGTGATGTCATTGTTCAAACTGACACATCTATATCCCGAGTCCACGCGGAGATTGCAATTGAAAAGATGGTTGCCTGGGATCCGCATTCTGGTGCACCTGCCAGTCCATCATTTGTTCGTGTAATCGACCGATCAAAGTATGGCACATTTGTCAACAAAGTACATGGAACCCAGGGCCGTCGTCTGCataaagatgaagatatgatgcttaCTGATGGGGATGCTGTGACTTTTGGAACTGGTAGTGCAACCTTCAG GTTGTCATTTGTTCCAATAGTGGCCTATTTTCATGGCGGAAAGTCGGCACGAATTGATCCACCATTACATGCAGTCATGAAATCTATTG TTATGGCAAAGAAGCAGATCGTGTTGGGAGACTGGTTTAAG GCAATGGCTGAAAAGAACATACACGCAGAGATCCCTTCTTGCACACA ATACATTCCAAACTTGACTCTTGATGGGATGGTTATCAAGATGGTGGATATCAACGCCATTCAGAACTGCCTAGCAGGCTATACTTTTATCCTGGGGTCATCAGATAAA TATCAATTTGGTGAGAAGCTCCCTGGATTACTGGAATCAACTGGAGCAAAATACCTCCACATTGATGACTTTTGTGCAAACAGCCAG GACTCAGCAGCTGGAGATACCGATCAACAAATTCTTGTAGTTCCTGCAAGATATCCTTTGGAATTCAGCAAGATACGTGGGTTATTTACTTTGTCAAAGATCAGTGATGTTAAGCTATTTGCTGCTACATTATCTGGCCGCTTGGAAGCAACTTCTATTGAACCACCTGCTT TCATCGTTACATCCTCGAATTCCACGGATGACACTATTGTGGCAGATTCGGATGTTGAAATGGAGACAGCAACTTCTAATCCTACTGGTGCTGCTAACAAGTCTCAACAGCACATTGAGAATATCTCTGATGACGAAAAGGAAATCACAAATATAACCAATGAAGTTGCTGTAAGTATCAGTGCAACAAAGGGTAATGTTATTCACCCAAAATACCCAGAAAAAGTTGAAGATTTGAAACCTATTGAGGAGGATGTGAAGGTCATAGAGAAAACAGCAATGTATAGGTCCACAGCTAGAGATGAGGATGCTCGCATTTTCAACAAGGCGCCAAAGGATGAGAATTTGGACACCAGCAGGGACGGGGCTTCTGATGTCATATTTAGTCAGAATCTGGTTGTCAGAAGCCTCCCTCAGTCAGCTCCTGCTGCACCAACAGAAGTTGGAGGTGTTAACTTCAAACGTTTCAGGAAG AGGGAAACAGTGTCTGGAAACAGCTTCAAGGACCTTGTTTCATTTGCGCGGGAACCATACAG AGAATCAGACTACGAACGTGGCACATTGACCGATTTCATGCGGGAGGAGAAGCAGCGGAAACAAATGGAAGCCATTGCAGATGACCTCTTCAACAATGCAAAG TCGAAGAAAAGAGCAGCTGCTGGAAGTTCGATTCACACCCTACTTACCGGCTACAGATGA
- the LOC136524741 gene encoding nibrin homolog isoform X1 produces the protein MVWALAPVDTARGSQKRYIFAAGTYKVGRKDCDVIVQTDTSISRVHAEIAIEKMVAWDPHSGAPASPSFVRVIDRSKYGTFVNKVHGTQGRRLHKDEDMMLTDGDAVTFGTGSATFRLSFVPIVAYFHGGKSARIDPPLHAVMKSIGAYATCKWNNECTHVLVDESCSLTPELLYAVMAKKQIVLGDWFKAMAEKNIHAEIPSCTQYIPNLTLDGMVIKMVDINAIQNCLAGYTFILGSSDKYQFGEKLPGLLESTGAKYLHIDDFCANSQDSAAGDTDQQILVVPARYPLEFSKIRGLFTLSKISDVKLFAATLSGRLEATSIEPPAFIVTSSNSTDDTIVADSDVEMETATSNPTGAANKSQQHIENISDDEKEITNITNEVAVSISATKGNVIHPKYPEKVEDLKPIEEDVKVIEKTAMYRSTARDEDARIFNKAPKDENLDTSRDGASDVIFSQNLVVRSLPQSAPAAPTEVGGVNFKRFRKRETVSGNSFKDLVSFAREPYRESDYERGTLTDFMREEKQRKQMEAIADDLFNNAKSKKRAAAGSSIHTLLTGYR, from the exons ATGGTCTGGGCGCTGGCCCCCGTCGACACAGCGCGCG GGTCGCAGAAGCGTTACATCTTCGCCGCCGGGACGTACAAGGTCGGCCGCAAAG ATTGTGATGTCATTGTTCAAACTGACACATCTATATCCCGAGTCCACGCGGAGATTGCAATTGAAAAGATGGTTGCCTGGGATCCGCATTCTGGTGCACCTGCCAGTCCATCATTTGTTCGTGTAATCGACCGATCAAAGTATGGCACATTTGTCAACAAAGTACATGGAACCCAGGGCCGTCGTCTGCataaagatgaagatatgatgcttaCTGATGGGGATGCTGTGACTTTTGGAACTGGTAGTGCAACCTTCAG GTTGTCATTTGTTCCAATAGTGGCCTATTTTCATGGCGGAAAGTCGGCACGAATTGATCCACCATTACATGCAGTCATGAAATCTATTG GTGCATATGCTACTTGTAAGTGGAACAATGAATGTACGCATGTTCTTGTTGATGAATCATGTTCGTTGACACCTGAGCTCCTCTATGCAGTTATGGCAAAGAAGCAGATCGTGTTGGGAGACTGGTTTAAG GCAATGGCTGAAAAGAACATACACGCAGAGATCCCTTCTTGCACACA ATACATTCCAAACTTGACTCTTGATGGGATGGTTATCAAGATGGTGGATATCAACGCCATTCAGAACTGCCTAGCAGGCTATACTTTTATCCTGGGGTCATCAGATAAA TATCAATTTGGTGAGAAGCTCCCTGGATTACTGGAATCAACTGGAGCAAAATACCTCCACATTGATGACTTTTGTGCAAACAGCCAG GACTCAGCAGCTGGAGATACCGATCAACAAATTCTTGTAGTTCCTGCAAGATATCCTTTGGAATTCAGCAAGATACGTGGGTTATTTACTTTGTCAAAGATCAGTGATGTTAAGCTATTTGCTGCTACATTATCTGGCCGCTTGGAAGCAACTTCTATTGAACCACCTGCTT TCATCGTTACATCCTCGAATTCCACGGATGACACTATTGTGGCAGATTCGGATGTTGAAATGGAGACAGCAACTTCTAATCCTACTGGTGCTGCTAACAAGTCTCAACAGCACATTGAGAATATCTCTGATGACGAAAAGGAAATCACAAATATAACCAATGAAGTTGCTGTAAGTATCAGTGCAACAAAGGGTAATGTTATTCACCCAAAATACCCAGAAAAAGTTGAAGATTTGAAACCTATTGAGGAGGATGTGAAGGTCATAGAGAAAACAGCAATGTATAGGTCCACAGCTAGAGATGAGGATGCTCGCATTTTCAACAAGGCGCCAAAGGATGAGAATTTGGACACCAGCAGGGACGGGGCTTCTGATGTCATATTTAGTCAGAATCTGGTTGTCAGAAGCCTCCCTCAGTCAGCTCCTGCTGCACCAACAGAAGTTGGAGGTGTTAACTTCAAACGTTTCAGGAAG AGGGAAACAGTGTCTGGAAACAGCTTCAAGGACCTTGTTTCATTTGCGCGGGAACCATACAG AGAATCAGACTACGAACGTGGCACATTGACCGATTTCATGCGGGAGGAGAAGCAGCGGAAACAAATGGAAGCCATTGCAGATGACCTCTTCAACAATGCAAAG TCGAAGAAAAGAGCAGCTGCTGGAAGTTCGATTCACACCCTACTTACCGGCTACAGATGA